GAGCCGTTCGAGCGCTCGCGCCTTCCCGAGTCATACCAGGCGGCGTTCAACGGAAAGAAGAACGGGGACTTCATTGCCCCGTTCCGCGTCGAGGACAAGCAGCGCGGCGTCCCAAAGTTCGTCATCGCGCAGATGGTGAACGTCGTCGACGAGGGCGAGTACACCGTGCAGGACCTGCGCAACCAGATTCGCGACCAGCTCTCGCAGGAGAAGTCGTACCGGCGCCTGCTGGACGGGTTGCGACGCGACACGTATGTCTCGATCCTCCTCGAGGGGAGCACCGCCAAGGCGGCGGGCGAATCGAACTAACTGGCGGCAGCTCCCGCCCTCGTCCCACGCGCCCGCGACCGTCGCATGCCGCGTCCCATCGCCATCACCGTCGGTGATCCGCGCGGCATCGGACCCGAGGTCATCGGCAAGGCGTTAGGCGACGCGTCGGTCGCCGCGCTCGCCCCGTTCGTCGTGGTCGGGGCACAGGGGGCCGGTGTCGACGTCGACGTTCCCGTGGGAACGTGGATACCGGGCGCGTCGTCGGTGGCCGACGCGGGGCGGCTCGCGGGGCTGGCTATCGAGCGCGCGGTGGCCATGGCGCGCGCCGGCGAGGTGAGCGGGATCGTCACCGCCCCCATCGACAAGGCGGCACTTCTCGCCGGCGGCTACGACTTCCCAGGCCACACCGAGATGCTGGCGTCGCTCACCGGGTGCGACGTGGCGATGATGCTCGCCTCCGACCGGCTGCGCGTCGTGCTCGCCACCACGCACATCGCGCTGCGCGACGTTCCGCGCGCCGTCACGCGCGAGGCCATCCTGCGCTCGGCGCGCGTCACGCGCGCGGGGCTCACGGAGTGGTTCGGGATCGCCGAGCCGCGCATCGCGCTCTGTGCGCTCAACCCGCACGCGGGAGATGGTGGTCGCTTCGGCAGCGAGGACGACCAGCTCCTGGCACCGGCGGCGCGGGAAGCGGGGCTCAGCGGCCCGTACCCGGCCGACACCGTCTTCGTGCGGGCCATGCGCGGCGCCTTCGACGCCGTCATCGCTCCCTATCACGACGTGGGAATGACGGCCATCAAGGTGGCATCGTTCGGGCACGCCGTGAACATCACGTTAGGGCTCCCGTTCCCGCGCACGTCTCCCGATCACGGCACGGCGCTGGACATCGCCGGGCGCGGCGTGGCCGACGCCGGGAGCATGGTCGAGGCGATCAGGCAGTGTGCGGCGATCGCGTCGCGAGGTCGAGGGTCATCGCCAGCAGCTTGATCC
The DNA window shown above is from Gemmatimonadaceae bacterium and carries:
- the pdxA gene encoding 4-hydroxythreonine-4-phosphate dehydrogenase PdxA; the encoded protein is MPRPIAITVGDPRGIGPEVIGKALGDASVAALAPFVVVGAQGAGVDVDVPVGTWIPGASSVADAGRLAGLAIERAVAMARAGEVSGIVTAPIDKAALLAGGYDFPGHTEMLASLTGCDVAMMLASDRLRVVLATTHIALRDVPRAVTREAILRSARVTRAGLTEWFGIAEPRIALCALNPHAGDGGRFGSEDDQLLAPAAREAGLSGPYPADTVFVRAMRGAFDAVIAPYHDVGMTAIKVASFGHAVNITLGLPFPRTSPDHGTALDIAGRGVADAGSMVEAIRQCAAIASRGRGSSPAA